The genome window ATAAGGCCCCAGGCCCGGATGGGTTCACAGTGGCCTTTTGGCAGTTTTGTTGGGAGTTCGTGAAAGAGGAAATTGTGGACGTATTCAAGGAGTTTTATGAAGACAAGTCGTTTGCCAAGAGCCTTAACTCTACCTTTCTTGTCctcattcctaagaaagggggggcTGAGGATTTGGGGGATTTCAGACCAATCAGCTTGCTTGGGGGTGTTTATAAGCTCTTGGCCAAAGTGCTGTCCAACAGAATTAAGAAGGTGCTAGACAAGGTGGTTTCGCCggaccaaaatgcctttgtgaaggGAAGACAGATTTTAGATGCTTCACTCATAGCCAATGAGGTAATTGACTATTGGCTTAAACGCAAGGAGAAAGGGGTGATATGTAAACTGGAtattgaaaaagcctatgatagtATTGATTGGAACTTTCTCATGAAGGTCATGCGgaagatgggctttggggaCCGGTGGTTGAAATGGATTTGGTGGTGTATTTCAACGGCAAGCTTCTCTATTCTGGTTAATGGGGTGCCGGCTGGTTACTTCTCCAACTCTAGGGGGTTACGCCAAGGAGATCCACTCTCCCCCTACCTTTTTGTGTTGGGCATGGAAGTTCTAAGCACTATGTTGAGAAGGGCTGTTAATGGGGGCTTCACTTCAGGTTGTAGAATCCAAGGGAGAGGGGGAATGGAGATAAATGTGTCCCATTTActgtttgctgatgatacgATTATCTTTTGTGAAGCAAGGCAAGATCACATTACTTACCTAACCTGGATTTTGGTATGGTTTGAGGCAGCCTCTGGTCTTAGAATAAATCTTGCTAAAAGTGAAGTAATCCCGGTTGGAGAGGTGGAAGACATTGAGATGTTGGCGGTGGAGATAGGGTGTAAAGTGGGGACCCTCCCTTTggtttatttggggctgcctTTGGGAGCCAAGCACAAGGCCATggctatgtgggatggggttgaagcaagaatgagaagaaggctTGCTctatggaaaagacaatatttgtcaaaggGTGGGAGGATTACCCTCATCAAAAGCACTTTGGCCAGCATGCCGATCTACCAATTGTCTCTTTTTCGCATGCCGAAGCTGATTGTTAAAAGGCTTGAAAAgcttcaaagggattttctttggggagggggaagtttGGAAAGAAAGATTCATCTTATCAACTGGGCGGTGGTGTGTTCCCAAAAGGAGAATGGGGGCCTAGGTATTCGGAAAATTGATCTTTTGAATAAGGCTCTGTTGGGGAAATGGATTTGGCGGTTCGCCATTGAGGAAGATTTATTCTGGAGAAAGGTGGTTCAGGTGAAGTATGGTCGGTTGGGTTTTGGTTGGAGAACTAAGGAGGCCCGCGGAACGTTTGGGGTGGGGGTTTGGAGGGATATCTTGAAGGAGTCgtcttggtgttgggataatatTGATTTCAAAGTGGGAAAGGGGACTAAGGTGTGTTTCTGGATTGACCATTGGTGTGGTAATGAGGTGCTGGCTCAAACCTTTCCCCAGTTGTTTGAATTGGCAGTCCAAAGGAACGCCTCGGTAAATGAGATGTGGGATTCTAGCCTCggccaaggaggttggaatATAAGACTCTCCAGAaaccttaatgattgggagttggacgCTTTTGGAGAGTTGATGCAGGTGTTGAGGGATTTGAGGACTTCTCTTGAAGAGGATGCAGTGATTTGGAAAGGAGAGAGTCACGGCCTCTTTCGGATTAGAGATGCCTACAAGCTTTTGGCAGGGTCTAATGTCATTAGCTTCCCGAaaaagggcatttgggtggataaggtTCCAACCAAAGTTGCCTTTTTCGCTTGGGAGGCGTCTTGGGAGAAAGTTCTCACTTTGGACAAGCTTCAAAGAAGGGGATGGCAGTTTCCTAACAGGTGTTTCttatgtggttgtgaagaggaaaatgtaaatcatatacttttacactgtatagttgTAAGGGCTCTCTGGGAGATTGTCTTGGCCTTGTTTGGGGCTaattgggtgttcccagagagAGTCAAAGATATGTTAGTcagttggaggggcccttttgtggggagaaagaggaaaaggatttggacttccattccgttgtgtattttttggacggtttggaaggagagaaatagattagcttttagggggggctCTCTAGCTATTCAGAAgctaaagaattcttttgtttgtaacttgtggagttgggctagggtgtatatgggagaggagtcctcttcgcttaTAGGTTTTTTGGAATGGCTCGCCGCGTCTTAAGGGGTGGTGAGTGGTGGTTGTTGGTTTGGCTACTGTGTATACGTCCTGTATGccttgtggctttttgcctattttaatatatttgtgcgcacttatcaaaaaaaaaaagaattcaattGTACAAATTTAAGTCGTATGTATGGATgacatttgatatttgaatctGCAATTGTTATACATTGTGCATAATTTAAGACCCTCTCTTTggcttcaaatttttatttacatgtctttaattatttttcccCTCTTTCTTAATGTGCAAAATTGTACCTTCCTccattcaaatttaaattccaaatcCCATCTGATATATATTAAATTCTAagtcaaaattaatataaagttCTTTCAATATAACATACtataaaaaggaattttaaaatGCTCAATGAATGATGAATCATCTCCATTAATGCCTTGGGTTCCTTTAATGTACTTGAACTTCATAATTTAATGGTAGTAGCATTTATAATATGTATGTTTGTTCATTAATGATCttgttatgatgatagaaaccTCATCGAACAACCGTGgatactttaatttattttaaaccataAATTCGCTATCTAATATGTAATATAATGTTTCTTTACTTGGTCGGTTTTTGTAAAATGAAGAGTTTAAAGATAATGatcattattaaaattattttatttacttccaTGGACTTTCAAGTGATTAAGCATAATCAAATGCtagaagtaaaataatttatttaaattatcaGATATTGCTTTGCAAGCATATGATAGGGCATTTCAATAGGGCTCATTGTTGTGTTAAACTAACACATCATCAACATATTCATAGAACTTGTAGAAATGTTGGTGATGAAGAACATAATCTACTACCATAATAAGAAGACCATTACTCTAGTGCTATCGTAGTCTACTACCATGCTACTCATCCATTGTGTACTTATCATTTGTGTCGTCATGCGATCATGTTATAATCACCTTATGTGGTAGATCCatctataaaattttcataaagaCAAAACGTGTAATAGCATATGCATTGGATGAAACACGTTATGAGAAGTAACTTTCAGTTTGTTTTAGTGGAAGCAACATATCTAATTAATATGTAATTATACGATTGTctttatagagatattttcttttatttatgacTTCTTTCTTATCCAATATGATTTGAAATCCTTGGGAAACGATAAATTGATCAATGATAGGTATAGGTATGCTAACTTATCATTTCTTAGGATCAACCTAGAATTAATGAAGattgtaatatattttaatttgagtTCACTTTGATGATTGAATTGATGATAAAACAAAATACTAAATTGTAAAACGTAATTAGATTGATGccgaaaaaagaaaattcttagTTCAATTCTTCACCTTAACAACTAAGAAAATGATTGACCAAGCCCAAGTCATAGtgattatttattaaaagtaaCTCTGGTTATGAATGATTGAACAATCAAGAGCAATTTAATTTACTTGCAGTTTAATCTTTGAACTTTATTGGTCTTTATTTTCCACCACACTTACAATGTATAGATTCCCCATTTTACCTTCATCACAATTTACTTCCCTGCACATCTACTCTTATTACATATTAGTTTTCTATGTTGTCATATATACCACCATCCCTTCTTGCAAAGTTGAAATTCTTAATAAGCAAGACACAGCAAAGAGCCTAGGGCAGCTGACAATCATGTGAAGAAATTAGATTAGTGCCACATTAACTAAATTCAATCTCAAGTCCATCGAAGCCAGAGTCTGCTTACAGTGACATAGGTTTAAGTTGTTTAACAGCATATTTGAGTCTGGCATGCCCTGCATACGTTAGAAGTAATTCATCCAAAAAAAGGATGAGAGGGGAggatattaaagaaaaattagggATGGGTTTCAGGTTCCACGGATGGGTTGAAACTGTCATCAAGAACCATCTAGGAAGCAGCCCTTACAGCACAGCAGATACCATAAACCTGGAAAAGATGCTAACAATCCATCGAcagttttaatataatttatagaaACACATTTTCTTTCCATGTCAACACACATTGAGACACCCACTAAGAAGAGTTTTTCATTGACTTGCAAGCTGGGAATGCCTTGACATATATAACcagaaaagaaccaaaaaaggaaaaacatggTTCTATTTACTAAGCTATATAAGTCATTTGAATAGGTAATATAGGTTACAAACTCAGGTTCTTATACATGTTTGAGCAAACCACCCTCAAAATGAGACTCAAAAGATACTGGGCAATGAGAGCTTTGGAAGACCCCAACTACTTGAGCATGGGAACAAATGGATGATGAACATTGATAAACTCTATAGGCCCTTGGAACCCGGAAGGTCGATCCATTGCAGTTGGAGTTCTACTTCACCACATTCAACATTTCGCAATCTGAGGCAGATGTCTTGGACAACCCTGCCATCGGTCCAGACAATGCAGCTCTCCTCTGCCAGGCAGTTTTGCCTGCTCGGTTGTACTCTTGAAATTATGGTACCACTGGGGAGACCTTCCAAATGCATCCGTAAAGCTTCTAGATATGGATTGATGGTGAATTCTGCATCTCCCATCTTGTCATCTTTGCTGAATGTGTCATGGTCATACACGGTctgaaaatgaacaaaaataataacCATAAatatgtgaatag of Vitis vinifera cultivar Pinot Noir 40024 chromosome 17, ASM3070453v1 contains these proteins:
- the LOC100261135 gene encoding protein C2-DOMAIN ABA-RELATED 4 produces the protein MESPPKSPNRTSGTSLMENLLGLLRVRVKRGINLAVRDVRSSDPYAVIKMGKQKLKTRVMKKNVNPEWNEDLTLSISDPNLPIKLTVYDHDTFSKDDKMGDAEFTINPYLEALRMHLEGLPSGTIISRVQPSRQNCLAEESCIVWTDGRVVQDICLRLRNVECGEVELQLQWIDLPGSKGL